AAGAAGAGGAAGAACCTGGGGCCCCGGGAGGAGGGACTGGAGGGGAAGCCAAGGACCAAGGCCGTAACTCACTCAAGACCACACAGCAAGAAAGCGGCTGGGTCTGAAAATAAGATGCCGCTTCATAAACTGTAGCTTTTGCCCGTTTTCTTAAAGGCCACCACTGTTCCCTGCTTTAAATAACAAGAGCGGTTGATCAGAGTGATATAATATTTATCTCTCACAAGGAAAAAGAACACCACCTTGAGTGGCTTCTTATTTATGTGGATCTCATCTGCTTTTCTTTTAGCTTCAGCACAAAAACCCTGCACCGCCCTCCACTAAGAGCCAGGCTGGAGACAGATGCTGAGAACAGGAAGGCTGTGCGAGGATTCCCCTGGCCTCGTCCTTGCTTCTAACCGGTGCTGGTACCAGGTGCCCGGTCCCGGGAGCCGTGACCATGGAGGCTCTCCCCAAGGACGTGGAGGTCAACGAGAAGTCTCCAGAATCCAAGGACCTGCTGCCCAGCCAGACCGCCAGCTCCCTGTGCATCAGCTCCAGAAGTGAGTCTGTCTGGACCACCACCCCCCGGAGTAACTGGGAAATCTACCGCAAGCCCATCGTCATCATGTCCGTGGGCGGTGCAATCCTCCTGTTCGGTGTGGTCATCACCTGCTTGGCCTACACCCTGAACCTGGGTGACAAGAGCCTCAAGGTCCTTAAGATGATAGGGCCCGCCTTCCTGTCTCTGGGACTCATGATGGTGGTATGCGGGCTGGTGTGGgtgcccatcatcaaaaagaaacagaagcagagacAGAAGTCAGTTTTCTTCCAGAGCCTCAAGTCCTTCTTCCTGAATCGCTGATGACGGTCTCGCCCTCTGtcctccccaccaccctgccaCCTCGACCAGGAGAAGATGTGATAACCAACATCCAACATCCCCGGCCCCTTGAGAGGTGGAGTCTTCCGTAAAACTGATGCAGGCAAACCCTCTCCTGGGCCCCGTGGAAAAGAGCGAGCTCGGGGCTGCGCCCTCCATGCAGCTGGGAGGTACCGCGGGATGATCTCATTTAGTCTCTCTGTTATCACTGACGTTCCCTCAGATCCTGGCCGTGGCCATCGCCTTTCATGGCTCTCATCCCAGCCTGTGCAGCCAGGTGTCACTCATCTAACGCTCTCTGCCAAGTGCTGTGCATGTTGGGAAATTCCTTGAGGTGGGCCATGCCCCAAGAAGAACCTCCTGTTTACATATCTGAGTGCCTGAACTGGATTCTGCATTTGCTTCCTTCTAGAACCCAAGCTGACCAACGGAGGTCCTTCGCAGAGGGAAGGGAAGTTCTGACCATTGGGTCTGCCCACCCCAGATCTCTCTGTGGGCAAGATGCTGGCTTGCATTTCAAGAGATCGGACAAGTCACAAGTATCAAACATTCCAAAGAGTGAGCAGTGAAAGGTGGCCGGGGAAGGACTTTCCAGGACGGCACATTTCCCCTAGAAATGGCCCTGGGAGTCAGCCAGTGAAGAAATTTAACCCTTAGTTGTATAGAATTTATACCAGAGGCAGTGAGGTGCGCTAGCAGGTGTCACAGACTCCCCTGACCTTCTAACTCCTTCTCCGTGACTACTCTTCCCTCTGAACTTGACACTTAGCCAAGGACAAGCGTGTGTTGCCCTAACTCCctctttcccccaccccatgACTCTAGAACAGCCAGGTGGAGAAGGACGCTGTaagatttttctctccttctcccccgTCAAGAATCAAAACCAAGAAGCTTGAATTCCACATCTGAGTGTCTGTAGATTTCCAGCGATGGAATTTTCTTCAGAAAATCCCAACTtctgctctccctgcccccactcacCAACATGCGTTTAAACCTTCAGTGAGggccctgctctgggccaggccccGGGGCGAGAGCAAGACAGATGGTCCCTGGGCTCATCTTCTGTATAAAGTGAGAGACAGCCAGAGCACCAGGCGGCCAGAACACCCCGGGATGAGTACTTTCTGAGGAAACGAGGATGGGGGCAGGAACGCGGAGGGGACATCTGTCCCAGCCCTGGGAGAGGACGGAGGGCGTGCTGGAGGCTGTGCCATCCACACAGAACCAAAGGGAAGAGGAGAGCTGGCGACGAGGGCAAAGAAAGGCACTCTAGGCGGGAATGGTGTGTGCAgagttggggtgggaggggagcggGATACAGTTAGGAAACAGCATGGCAAGCTCCCTAACCTCCCGAATGGTCACCTGAGCCCCTGTCTCGGCCTGCCTCCCCCTGCTTCCCCAAGTGCCTTAGTGCGGCTTCTCGGGGCTCATCAAGGGGCCTCCTGGGTCTGTGGCAAAGACTATAGACCTCCTGGGTCTGTGGGAGATTCCAGGGGCCCACCACACAGAGAGCACCCGTATGGTGAAGTGCTCCCCAAATCTGGGGTTTCCTGCGGCATCCAGAGGCCCTTAGGTGACAGACCAGGAGGGTACCTGCAAGAAAGCCACGCTGCCCTAGGTCTGAGGCCCAGTGGACAGCATCTGATAATGAGGGGAAGGTTTCCTCGGCCTTCTGCCCATGAGCCCATCCCATCACTATGTCACCATGAcaacctttctctctttccctccttctccgccccccccaccccgccgtctctctttctctctctctctccatcaggCCTCCATGTATCTCCATCCTTCATGGTGGTTCCATATGCAAAGTCAGAACCCCACCTGTTCCCTCTGCATCATGGGAAACTCCGTGGAGGCAGGTACCCGTGACATGGGGacacccccctgccccacccacctAAGGAGCCAGAGTTTGGGGAGCTTCACCCAGAATGACCGTGTCTCTCATTCAGACAGCGTGGCCAGGTCGTCTAGCCCACCTGTCCCCTGCACACAGGCAGTCAGGACCAATCATGGGGGACGTTGCAAGTACTGTGTCACTAATTGTGGTCCCAGTGCCTCAAGTGACCGGGCTTACAGAGGGTTTCCATTTCTCCGACGTGAACGCAGATTCCACATCAGCCCTAAAATGTCACTCTCACATTCCCTGATGCTTTCTTACATGGGAGCAAATGGGGAGGACGCCCAGCTGGCTCACTGGGAATCCACACTTCCAGGGTGTCATTTCCTCTCCCCACAAGCTTATCGAGTAGGCGCAGCTGAGGGAGGAGGGCCCAGGCTGATGCTGTACCACGCGTGTCCTGGCGGAGGGCAGTTTGGGGACGACACGACTCTAGAAAGTGTCCCAGGCCTGGACTCACCTTGGAGTCTCCAGCAATCTGGCCCACATTCCCCATTCCTCAACCTAGTGCTCAGCAGGAAAAATGAGGACAAATCCCCAAAGCATCATTCACCCCCACCGGGATTCCTTATATGAATGCGGACCAAGGAACACGCCAGGGTCACACTGAGGGGCTTCTGCCAAAGACCATCGCCACACAGAAGCCCTAGGAATGGCTGTGCCCAGATCAGATGCCACGTTTCTGGAAAACAGCATCGCCACCACGACTCCTCCCATGCCGTGGATGGGAGGTCAGGACCAGCATCGTGCGTTTGGCTACTGGATTGTATTATCCCACCCATGGCTGTTCTGTTTGGAAGGGTTCCATTTAATCTGAGTGCTAAAAGAACTGCTGGGATGTTGGATTGTATCCTGTCTGACAGTGTCTGCTgtgttttcattctgtttcatCAGGAATTCCAGGCTCTACCACTGAGTCATTCCTCTAAAatgcctcccagccccagccccatcaCCATGCGCCCTTCCTCGAAACGTGCTGTCTGGGAGAAAGGGTTTCCCAGACATGTGTGGGTTGCATGCCTGGTCCCTTGGGTGCCTCACAGGAGCCGAAGGCCCCACTCTGAGATGCTGACGGGGCACACAGAGCAGGAGCTCCTGACTCTTTCGCTCCCTACAAGCTCAGCACTGGGAGATGGAAAAAGAACCTTCCTGGATGAATCAGTGGTCCAGGGTGAGGCAGGCAGGTACCCCAGGGTCAGCCTGCCAATGTGCCCAGGAACCCCAGAGAACAAGCCCAAGAAGGGATGGCAGCCCAGCCCCCAGGACCTCTATGGCCCGCCCCTTCCTTCTAagcccttcttccttcccctggCCCAGCGTCTTCTGCTCCTCTAGGTCTGTAATCCCGACCCTCTCCGACTTGGCTCCCACCAGACTCCCCGTGTCCTTGACTTTCTGCTTGCTCTAtcctcagagaaaaagaaagcatcgCTCTGGATCTGGACAAGCCAGCTGCATTTCAGTCCTCCTCAGATTCCTGCAGCATTGCAGAGTCACGACACCCCGCTCCCTCCTATCCCCCACACCCATCACTTCGTCACCATCTCCAGCCCTTAGAGATCAGAGGTCCCCGGAAAACTAAAACTCAGAACCCCAAATGTGTCTGATACTAAATGGTGCAAGGGAATCGCCTGGGCATGTGCCCGGTGAAGCTTCTGGGCAACGCCAACCTGATGCCTTAACTCACTCAATCTTTTCCAAAAGCCTGCTGGAGGCACTGTTGTTATCATcctccccgttttacagatgaaataagtGAGACACGGGGACACTGAGCTAGGACATCAAGCCACGATGAAAATCCAGGTGAGCTGGCTCCAGGGGCCACACACATGACCCCCACCCGATTCACTCTTCGGAGGTGCTGAGGGGCAGCAGAAGGCACCAGGGTCGCCGTGCTGGGCTCCGGGCTGCAAGGTGGGGACAGCAGGAGTGGAGCTTGGGTCAGTAGACAGGCCAGGGGTGGGAGCACAAAACAAGTACGGACCCAGAATGCCAGTGGGGAAAGCGGCCAGGAgccaggaaggcaggcaggaaagAAGCCGGCATTCCGAGCCCCTCCTAGGTGCCTGGCCTTCGCATAGTGAGCGTTCAGAGGCAGGAGTAGGGGTCTCGCCCGGCACAGGGTAGCTTTGTCGGAGCAGGTGGCCTTGGTAGAGTGAGCCTTCAGCCCACAGGCCAGGCTCCTCTGCTGACCAGCAGGAGGATTTGGAACCAGCTGCCACGCGACTGAACTGACCTTGAGAATGAAGCGTAGCCAAGGATAGCAAAGCAGAAAGTGAGAAGACCCTGCAACACTGATGACAGCCGGGGAGCTACCGGACTGCCCCGCACCATCTCTTACAGGACACACAAATAACATCTTATTAAGTCACTGTCTTTTAGGCCCGCTACTTGCAGCCAAATAAAGTTCTTATCTACACAAGTGACAAGTCTGGGGAAagagttcttttcttcttttaagccCGAACACTATTTGATGAGATCAGAACTGATATATTTAGAACAAAGACCACATCAGTGCAGTGTATTTGTCCTCCAAATCCTTCCAAAGATTCTCTACGTCtctaaggagagaggaaagggaggggtAAAGCAAGAGCGGGATGACCACGATGATGCCAGACAGGGACCTCCCTCAGACTGGGCATCGGGGTACTGGGCGGGGAAAGAGTGGGGTTCATACAGGGCACCCGTCAGGCTCTGTGACCTGTCAGGCTGTCCCACCTACTCTAAGAGCTGAGGCAAGGGTGGGTAGGAGACGCAGGAAAGGACTGATTCCATAAAACTAGAACCACTCACGGGAGGAGACACCTAGACACTCAGTTCTCTTTCTCCCAGGTCTTAATCTCCTCATTTGTCAAAATTAAAGTAACCAAAATTCACAAACAGAGGATTCTGTATTGGttgggagcacagactctagaaaCAGTCCACCTGGGCTCACGTCCCATCTGGTCTTCCTAGGTCTTCGACCCTAGACAACTTATTTCCTTTCTGTGTACCTCCATctttgtgcgtgtgtgcatgcatgtgtgtgtgtgtcctaattttttaattcaggtaacactgatttataacattatatttctatctcTGCATACACTACAGTGTACTTAACACAAAAAATTTAAGTTGCcgtccatcaccatacagttgaccccctttacccatttttctctcccctttttcacgcccctttccctctggtaaccacaactGTGCTCTCCGTATCTACATGTTTGTTTCGCTTTGGTTTGGCTTgttcatttactttgtttttgtttgcttgtttgcttatgagttttttatattccacaaatGAGTGTAAGCATACCAtatctgtcttcctctgtctgacttacctcactcagcataataccctcaaggtccatccatgttgctgcaaatggcaagacttcattttttatggctgagtagtattccattgtatatgtaccacattttctttatccattcatccagtgatgggcacttaggctgtctccatatcttggttattgttaATAATGCCTCGATGAACATGGGGGTGTAGATATTTTGGGGGGTTAGTGTTTTTGTCCATAACTTCTATCTTCACAACTGCAAATGGGGTTAATAAAAGTGCCTGCTTCTTCCTCAGCATCAACTGGGATAATCCACATATGGCTTTTATGCATTAAGCCCTGAATATTAGTTATTACCAATGTTAAAGAACTACACAAGGCAGTATATTCTCCTGAATGGTTTTACCTAAGGAAAGAATGCAAGTCTATACACCTAACGTGAGCTGATCGGAAAAAGAGAATTTGAGGGGGTGGGAGCTCACCATGCGCTGTGCTGTCTGGACAATGGGGGCTTGGGGCCAGCCAACAGTTTCATTCCCACCTTTTTGACTCCTGCCTCCCCTCTGCCTCACAATCAGCCCCAATCAATCATCAAAGCCTATAATTTCTATCTCTCAAGGATGGCCGTTCATCTTGAAGCCGAGGAAGCTCACTGTCCAGAAATAGTCATGCTTCCCCCTCATAGTGAGAAGTGAAGTAGCTGTCCCATCAGGTGCACATGTCACAGGACCCCTGGTGTCCAGGTGTGACCACGTGACAGGCTCACAGGAGCAGAAGTGGCATGTGACCCTGCTGGGCTGGGCCTTGTAGGAAGGGGGCTTTTTCTTCCGGCTCTGTGAGGAGCCACTATGTGCCAGGAGCCTGGGCCTGAGTCACCAAGGGAAGtggtatggactgaatgtttgtgtctctccaaaatttatatgttgaagccctaaccctcagtgtgatggtatttggaagcaGGGCCTTTGGCGGGTAATTGGAttcagatgaggtcatgagggtggagatcTTGTGATGGGATTatgaaaacaggaagaaacaggAGAGCTCTCTCTCCACGCCCTCATACCCGGGAAAGGCCATATGAGTACACAGTGAGGTGATCGTCCGCAAACCAGGAAGCGaatctgccggcaccttgatctcggacttctcagcctctggaactgtgcgaaataaatgtctgttgtttgagccacccagtctgtggtattttgttacagcagcctgagctgatgACGACACTAAGGAAAGCCCCGTGAAGACCAGGGACACCACGCTGGACTGGTGTATAAAgtagaaataaacttctattttgtTTCGCTACCAAGATGTCAGGGTTTGTCACAGCAGCTAGTATTGCCCCACTAATATACCCGCTGGAGCCAGTAATCCCGTCTTTCTGACTACTGGCAAACTCGTCTCCCCCTTCTGTCTTGTTCTCCTCTAATCCATTCCCCATCCTTCACCAGGAGGATCTTTTTCCCAAATGCAAACTCTTAGCAAGCCTCTTCCCTCCATGGTATCTCTTTGCAGAGGCTAAGCGTCTGTCAGACCCTCATCCCCACCTTGCCCCTCATCTCTGCTCTTCGCTCAGTgtagtccctctgcctggaagatcctccctctgcccccctctCAGCTTGTCTGGCTTGCTCTCACtcactcttctcttttttccccacacaTTTTCTCCTTCCGCCAAACTGCTCAGGAGCCTATATCACAATTGCCCAAGTCAAATCCAGCTTGGAAAGCAACCACTTATTTAGTAAGAAGTTATGGTCATGGAAAACTTGGCGGCTTTGGCATTaaacagacctgagtttgaaatCTGAGTCCACAAGCGAATTTCCATACTGTGACTTTTTGCATTTCTATCTCAGATTTCCAGTTACATGTGAGGATGATAATTACCCCATTAGGTCcttgtcaggattaaatgaggcaataGAAAGTGTTAATATGGCACAATCACATACTAGGTGTTCGGTAAAAGGCAGATACTGTTATTATCTTTGTCACAGGAAGAGAGAATTTCAGGCTACAAGCACAATGCAGGAATTCCCAAACCCTTGATTAGACTGGATTTATGCTTGAGCTTGTCAAGCCCTGCAGAGTCTTGCAGGTGGGACTGAAGTATCTGAtttcaaacaaagaaacacagcGTTTTGGCAACTGAGTGCAGGGCTCTCCCTGTAGCATTACTATAATTCCTACAGAACCTTGTCCCAGACTAACACACAGGTGCACATTTTCACTTAGAATCCAGGTAAGAACCTCACAAAATCCAGGTAAGAACCCCAAGTGAATAACTCTGAGAACAGTTGCCAGATACTCCACGGGCGCCCATTCACTGGGAGAGGGCAGATCTGCATGTAATTGCGCTTCCTGGGGGAGAGGGCGTGTTCCCCGTCAGGGACTGTGCTGAGTAATCAGACTACAGAGCAGTACCAAGTGTGTGTGGCCCACAGTCAAGGCCAGGGCAGTTGCTTTCAGGTTCAGCCCAACCAAAGAACGAAGGGAGCGAGGCCAGCTCCTGGGTGAGCAGAGACAGgctggagtgggtgtggctgCCACTGGAGCCTGAactgaggggaggaagggggcgCTGGACCAGGGAAGGGCAAGGGATGGTTCACAAAGCCCTCTCCCATATGGCCCGTGAAAGACAACATTGTCCCATTCATCCATCCGACCAACAGCTACAGAGCAGCTCAGGAATGCTGCCCGGGCACTGGGGAGGaggaagtgaacaaaacagacagaatGTCCTGTTTCTGGAGGCTTCCCCAGTTAGAGGCAGACAGGCCATAACAAGGACATCATCACATGGACAAGATGGCGCCGAAGGGTCGTGAGGGCTATGGAGTCAAGAAACAGGGGGAGGGGGTAGTATGCTCACAGGAGGCTCCTCGGAGGGGGGACACTTGTGTTGAGACCCGAATGAAGAGAAGGAAGCAGCCATGTGAAGGCCTGGGGCAGAAGCTTCCAGCAGAGGGTGGGTGGTGGACGCGCCATGGCTCCTCTTCCCCACCCTCGATCTCTCCTCCCCACTGTGGTGTGACTTCCACACCGGTCCCATCTGGAAGGACCTGGTGGGGACACCATGCCTGGAGCCTTTTGGGGGGTGGCTTTCACCTGCCTGTCATCTGTTACTTCGGCCGCCCCTCCATCACACACAGTGTTTCTGGCATCCTCTTCCTCATGTGCCCACTCAGCCCCCCATCCCTCTGGGCTagtcacccctcccccaactgcccacaccccacccccagcttcaaTCAATGTCCCCCAAATCAGCGCTGCTGAAACGCATGCCAAGCTCTGCACAACATATCCCAACCTGGATGGTCCTGGCATCTCCATCTGGATCATCCTCACCTCGCATTCAACTGGTGTCAAAAGAAATTCCTTGCGTTTTCCCACAATGCCTCCTCCAAACCTGGTCCCATGTCCCGTGTGTCAGTGATGGGTGACACCACCAACTAATCCAGAACACTAGGCTAACCTCCCTCTCCCATACCCTCTGTGTCCAGTCTATCGCCTGAACACCTTGTGGaatccttctccttttctccatcCCCAGGGTCCCTGGGTTAGGTCACCAGCCTCCCCAGTGGTCTCCCTGCCTGCAGCCTTGTCCCACTCCAATCCATCCTCCATTTATTTCAAGCAGAGCACCTTTCTAAAAGGCACTTCTGATCATGTCACCACTCGTGGCCCTGCCCCTGAGTCGTCAGCTGCTCCCATCCCATGGCAGATGGAGCTCACACTCCTCCACCAAGAACAGGCCTCCCTAGGGAGGCCCACCTCTACCCCAGCTTCTCCACATTCCTGCCACCCACCCTTCACCCCAGACCTACAAATGAGGACAACCCAGTATATCATGCCTCTGCATCTTTCCACAGGCTCCTTCCTCAGCCTGAACTACGCTGATCTCTTCTTCTGCCTAGCTGACTCCTAGCTCAAGcaccacctcttccaggaagtcttccttgcAGCACTCTGTGGTCACCTTCTAGCACTGGCCTTTCTGATTCTCTGTGCTTTACATTTAGTGCATCCTCTCGCTAAAGAGCTCTGTGGTATATAGTGCTggttaaatgaaggaatgaatggtgACAGTGTGTCCTCACAGCTGTCCTGTGTGCGAGTAATAAGGGTAGGTACTActctcattttacaagtgaagaaattgAGAATCAGAGATACTCAGCCATTTGCCCAAGGTTATAAGCAACTGTGTAAGAGGGAAAATGGGCACAGGGAGAAATCCGCTCCAACCT
This sequence is a window from Pseudorca crassidens isolate mPseCra1 chromosome 19, mPseCra1.hap1, whole genome shotgun sequence. Protein-coding genes within it:
- the PIRT gene encoding phosphoinositide-interacting protein → MEALPKDVEVNEKSPESKDLLPSQTASSLCISSRSESVWTTTPRSNWEIYRKPIVIMSVGGAILLFGVVITCLAYTLNLGDKSLKVLKMIGPAFLSLGLMMVVCGLVWVPIIKKKQKQRQKSVFFQSLKSFFLNR